In Planktothrix sp. FACHB-1365, the genomic stretch GCAACTTTTCCTTTAACCGCTTCTAATTTAGCCTTAACGTTGATATCGTTAATATTTCTAAGTTTGGCATCAATCATTTCATCAATTTTACTATCAATGCGACTTAAAAAGAAACTGGCAACGGAAGCAATTTTACTAATATCTTGACCTTGGGCGACACGGGCTTCTAATCCTTCAATATAAGCCCAAGCCGTATTAATATAGCTATCAACGGAAAATAACAAGGTAACATTGACATTAATTCCCTCACTAATCACCTGTTTAACCGCAGGTAAACCCGCCGCCGTCCCCGGAATTTTAATCATTAAATTTTCCCGTTCTATCGTTTTAGCATAGCGTCGGGCTTCCGTAATCGTTTTTTCTGTATCTAAGGCAATATTAGGGGGAACTTCAATACTAATAAACCCATCTAATCCTTGACTTTGTTCATACACCGGTTTAAAAATATCACAAGCTTTGCGAATATCATCAAAAATCAAGGATTCATAAATTTCTAATACCGATTTTCCGGCTTTAATGCCTTTTTCGATATCAGCATCATAAATGGCATTACCTTTAATCGCTTTTTCAAAAATAGCCGGATTTGAAGTTAAGCCTTGAATTCCTTGTTCTTCAATCATCCGTTTTAATTCCCCAGATTCTATTAAATCTCGGTTTAAATTATCCATCCAAATACTTTGACCGAGAGCTTCAATTTCTAAAAGGTGATTAACAGTCATAATAAAGTTCCTATCAGGGTGATCAACATCGATACCATCTCTATTTTAGGGCTGCAATATTAAAGTTAATAACCTCCCTTGGGGAGAGTTTTCTACTGATACCACCGACCTGATAAGTTCTATCTAAGTAAAAACGGCTTCCTCAATTACCCCCTAGCCACCACAATAATAAACACAAACAACGCAATCAATAAAAACCATAAAATTCCATTATTATCAACAGTTTCCTGTTTTTCCAATCTAAACACACAACCATTTTTTAAACAAACGGCTTGGTTTTCGGACGTTTTTCTGAACCCGTATAAAATTGTTAATGATTAAGTATTTCTGTAGGGGTGAGGCGCGCCTCACCCTTACCTTGGTTCAACGTTTTATCCGTTATTCTTGACTGATATCATTATCTTTAATAACTTATTCTAGCATAACTTAACGAATATAGGACATTAATTCTTTCTTATTAATCTTGTTCAACTCCTGGGGGAGTAAAGCGAATTTCGATGCGTCTTCTTGTTTCATCAGAAGTACGATTTTGCGACGAATATTGTCCTGAAGGCAAAAATAATTGTGCGGCTGAATAAGCTCTAAATTTTAACCCCTTTAAACGACCTTTTTCTTGAATAGCTTGGAGTTTTTTAACAACTGCTAAAGAACGCATTAATCCTAAATCAGCATTAGAACCTGGTTTGAGATTTTTAACAGGTTGGTTCCCCTGTGCAACTTGTTCTAAGATTT encodes the following:
- the tal gene encoding transaldolase, translating into MTVNHLLEIEALGQSIWMDNLNRDLIESGELKRMIEEQGIQGLTSNPAIFEKAIKGNAIYDADIEKGIKAGKSVLEIYESLIFDDIRKACDIFKPVYEQSQGLDGFISIEVPPNIALDTEKTITEARRYAKTIERENLMIKIPGTAAGLPAVKQVISEGINVNVTLLFSVDSYINTAWAYIEGLEARVAQGQDISKIASVASFFLSRIDSKIDEMIDAKLRNINDINVKAKLEAVKGKVAIANAKIAYQEYLKIIKTDRWQALAEKGAKVQRLLWASTSTKNPNYPDVMYVDELIGSDTVNTLPPSTIEACIDHCDVANRVTTNVDNAYHLIENLKDPDIEINLEQVMEDLLTDGIDKFIQPFNSLMASLQDKVERLATVAR